The following DNA comes from Simkania negevensis Z.
GAGATGTCGCAACGAGACGAGTGTGTCTAAAATGACGCAAGAGGTGTTCTTCACCAGAAAGAAGAGTGGCTCCAAAAAGAGACTCAAAATCTTTCATCGAGGGCTTACTCAAAAAAGGGTCAAAGGGGATGCAACCCAAGATAGGAATATTCCAGCGACTTAGAGCCTTTTCCATATAACTTAAGACCATGTCGCGCTTGTCATTATGCACACGGTTTAAAATGATCCCGGCAACAGGAACTTGATAAGCATCACAGAGAGCTTTATTGACAGCAATGGCATCAAATGAAGAGCCAAGGCCTCCAGAAGCAATGATAATTAGGGGGAGCTTGAGCTCTGATGCCACACGGGCATTACTAAAGTTGACAATCGATCCGACGCCCACGTGTCCTGTTCCTTCCACCACAAGACACTTGTTTTGGGATTTGATGGCTTCAAACGCTGTGGCAATTTTCTCTTGCATGGAGCTTTCTTCGATCTTTCCATCGAGATAGTCCCGAGTAAATCCACGAGGAAACAAAACTGGGCTCATCAAAGAGTAATCATCTTGCAATTTGAAGTGGTCCTTGAAAAGAATCACATCTTTATCCACTCGAATGCCTGTTTCAGTTTCGACATGTTCTTGACCGATGGGCTTAAGAAATCCTACCTGTTTGTGCCTTTTGATCAGGCCTGCCATGAGCCCAAGACAGGCGGTGGTTTTTCCAACATGCTGACCTGTTGCCGCAACGAAAAATCCATTTACTTTTGACATGCTTGATGCTCCATAATGGCCTGAATGACTTCTTGCGTTTCGGCAAAAATTTCTTCATCGCTACGCAAAGATCGCACTTCTTCAAAGGTAAACCAGCGTAAAGGGTGGTCGGGTGTCTGTCTGATTTGCCTATTGGGGAGAGGGCGAGCTAGATAAATGAGGTCGATGTGTTGATGCGCTGCTTGATCTTTATATGGAGGAATCTCTTCAATGAGGCAGAGAAAAGGGCGATGAAAGCTATTTGCATTCCATTTTTCAATCCAGACATGTTCGTCTGAAAACAGTTCTACTAAGAGACCGGTTTCTTCTTCAACTTCACGTAAGGCAGCTTCGATAGGCGTTTCGTTTTCTTCGACATGTCCTCCAGGGGGTAACCATTTTTTAAGCTTGGGGTGCATCAAGAGCAGGATTCGATTATCTTCAAGAATATAAACTGATGTAACGAAGTGTTTTTGCATAGCCTAAGTTATACCCTGAATTCTGAGTTTCTTTCACTCATTCTCAGGGATTTTTCTCTTTCTTGTTAACTTTTTTTCTTGAAAAGAACCGTTTGGCTTTTCCCGTTAACAAAAATACCGAGAATTTAAGAAAACTCTTTCCTGAATAATGAGCAAAATAAACCCAGAGTTCAGGTTTATAAGCTATTAGTCAGAATAGCGCAAGTCAGGCATGACCTCATTTCCTTCTAAAAATGGAATGAGGAAGACTTGACAAATCGCCGATTCTGTAAACGGAGAGTTTTTAGGAAGGGCAAGGACCCCTGTTGCAAAAGTATTGATTTTTTTCGTTAAGGCATCTTCTACTTTTGCTGCTGCTACTGGGCCTCCTTTTTCTCCAATCGTTTGAAGGACAGCGCGCATTTTTCCAATAACCCCTTGACTTTCCTGACGACTTTTTTCGTTTTCAATGGCTTGCATCGAGTGGAAATAGATTTTTTGAGATAAAAGATTTCGACTAAAGTCGTCAAGAGCTCTTTCGCAGGCTCCATAAGCTGTTTGGTCATGCATTAAATCGCGAAGAGATTCGGAGAATTTTAGTAAATTGGGGAGAAGAACTTTCTTGGCAAAGTATTGCAAGCGTCGCGTTTGAGCAATTGGTTCATCGTCAAGAGCAAGATGTTTTTTCTCGAGCTCGTTCATAAAAGAACGGAAATCGCGCTGGATTTCGATGAGAAGGGCTCCTCGTTTTGCACGATTATTTTTGAACGCTTCAATTTTCTGGCGCATTCCTGAAACGAAATTTGTTCGTTCGGGACCATAAAAAGTTCGTTCCATCCAAGCCAAATATTCGACTGGAGCGCGACGACTTGTGGTTTTCTCTGTCACAACCTGGTCTACGACGCGGTGAACACTTTTATCGATAATCCGTTGAAGAGTTTCTCGAATAGCAAGTTCTTGCTTGTAGCATTTACTCTTGATCCCGTCTTTGATAATCTGTTCTGAGAGTCCTCCGTGCGTCAGCCGAAGTTGCTCTCGGTCTTCTTCTGTCAAAATGCTTGCTTGAGTGGTTAAGCTAGCACTGATGGCCCGAATGAAGTTTAATAGAAAATCGTTCATGCGCTCTTCGTTAAACAGCGATTGGATCAAAGTGATGAGTAGGTTAACAAGGGTCTCGGATAGGTTGTCGTTGAGAAGGCCACGAATGATTTCTCGAGTATGCTCATCAACAAAAGGAATGTCGTCTTTTCGTGGGCTCCTGATTTCTTCTTTTGTGAGATTGTGACGCAATTCGACAAGTTCAAGCAAGTTTTTGATCATCTCTTTGATCGTTTCTCTTGTTGTACTAGACTCTTTTTCAGCTTGCAGGCTTCCAGAACTTTCTTCATCGATAGCATTTTCAATGAGACGGAACTGTTTCAAAATCATTTCGTCAAAAACAGGAATATATTGCCGGTTGTAAACATTGCGACTGAAAGACTTAAAGAGGCGATTTGGCAAGTCGTATGAGACGAGAATTTTTTTGGCTCCCCATTGAACCATAAGGTTAATGAAGTGGTCTAGAATCAGACATAAATAGTAAAAAATTTCGACAGCCATGTGAGGAACGGCCATGATCGCAGATTTGAAGATATGAGCCATTTTGTTCAGGAAGTGATCTTCATGTAAGGCGAAGAAAGGGGCATCGACATTCGCATTGATATTTCGACGAAGCATTGCGGGAAATTCGTGGATGTGAGAGATGTTCACAAACAGATCAACAGCTAAGAGTCCCGATTTCATCACAAGTTCCTCTTGCTCGAAGTTGGCATTAAGCTTGGGATTCTTCAAGATCCTTTTAAGCCCTTCATCCCGGGTTGTAGATCCATATTTTTCACAGGTGACGTCTTCAGCCCATGACTTCATGGCAGCTAAGTTGGCATTAAAGCATCGGGTGAGTTTTTCAAAGGGAGAAATATGAATTTTTCCAAGTGGTTCTTTGAAGGGTAATTGGATATAGTGTTGGATAAAATGAAGGCCAGATTTTGTTGTGTGGTTTGCGAAAAGGCGTATAGGGGCATAGACTAAAAACATGAGGAATTTTGCAAGCCATTTTGCAAAAATGCTCACATCATCAAGCTTATTGATTTCTTCAGCCAAAAGTTTAAAAAAGGTTCGAGTCTTTTCTGTAGGCTTCTCTTGGACTTGTTCGATAAGACGGTTGTAAATTTCTTGTGACTGGTTTTGGGGAATACGACAGATATGGTTCATGACGATATGATATGTGGCGTAGTAACTCATTATTTCAGCCAGACCATTGCGGGAACTTTCAAGTTCCTCTTCAAAGTTTATCTCTGGTGCAACCTGTAGTAATCGAATTTCATCATCGAATTTAGTTTTAATTGCTTGCAGATCTTTCAGAGGGCTGACAGCTCCACCATTTGCTGCAAGGGCTTGATTCATCGGACCATGCTCAATTTCTCGTTTTAAAAGACGAATGGCTTCTTCATACTTTTTTTGGATCACTGCTTCATTAATGCGATTAAGCTCATCTAAACTTGTGGTGTTGTTTCCAGAAGTATGGGTGTGTATCCAATTTATTGAGAAACTGACCCATGCGATAAGGACATGAGACAGTTGACTTAGCACGGCCTCTTTAGCTTGACTAGGTGGAATATGTTGAAAGTAAAGGAGAACGCGGTCGACGTTGTCTGCTAGATCTTTGACATTCGTGCACTCTCGATGTTCCATAATCCGTTTAAAGTAGTGTTTCATCAAGATAATTTCATCATATTGGATAAAAGCTTCCCAAATGATGTCTTCGTCTTGATTCATCAGATCTTGAGCCAAATGCTCTTGGCTCCAAGCAATTTTTTCTTCTTTCGTTTCTATTCGCCTGACACGGAGGTGATGGCTTCTACGGCCACTTTCGTAGAGCATTAGGAAGAAGTCTTCATCTGCCCTAGGAGTAAATTTTGCAATGCGTAATCTTAAATATCTGGAAATCTCCTCTTTGAGCTTTTCTAGATTTTCTTTGGTTCCCGATAGGAGTGCTTTAGGCCCTAATTTAGCAGAAATGTATTCTTTGATGCTGCTATAGCTTTGGTCATCCTCATTCACATGACCAAACATTTCACTGTAACACCCCAGGTGTTCCAATGTGCGTCTGAGTCGGTCTTCCCGGTCATCAAGAACGATATAATCGGCGTTGTTCATGAAACATCCGATTAAGTGGCGCAGTTCATGTAAAGGGTGGTGACGAAAAGAGAGGGGTTGTGGGGCGTCTCCTCCTCCTCCGAATTTTTGGAGGGCATGCTCAATTTCACGTGTTCCACGGGAAGAAGAAAAAGAAATCACCTTCGCTAAAATCCCTTGGATTTTCGCGAGTTGCTCGTCTAATGCGAGGTCAGCAGGAGGAATTCTACGTTTGATCTCGTCAATGCTCGGCTGGGGATTTCTAAGGGTAGGATTTACAAAGTTTAGAAGAACCAGATCCAACGCTTTAAGAGGGTTGATAACAGCAGCAAAGTTTGAAGGGTTTCCAAGCGCTTTTTCTTGTTCTGCATCTGTAAGATCTAAAATGGCTTTTAGAGCGAGGTGGGTTTGAGTTGCATGAGTGTGTACTGTGGGTAAACTTTTGTCGATATTGAGTTTAAGATCATCAAGAGCTTTTCGGAGTTTAAAAACAAGAGGGTCTTCTTCTTTATCAATATTTGAAAGGGTACTAGCAAGCTGTGAAAGTTCTCCAGTTCTTTCACAAAATGTCTGAACCCATGTTGGGCAATGTTTATAGGCAAAACTACCCATGGGCTTGATCATATGATTTCCAACCGGAACGAGAGTCCAATTGTATAGGAAACTGGGGATATTTGATATGATAGGAGGGATACTCATACGGCTCCAAAAAAAATTCTTGGGCAAGTATACCAGAAAAAATAATTATTGTGTTGAGGGAATTTTATCTTCAGTGATCAGGTGAACAAAGAGTCCTTTCATGATATAAGATTTTCGAATAAGATCGATAAAAAGGCCCTTATTTCGATTCAAATAGCTTTCAGTTAACGGAGAGAAGGCTGCATCCTCAGCGCCTGATAAAAATTCTTTTAAGGCTTTTCCAACATCTTCTGAAATTTCTTCATTTGAGGTTTCGATGATCAAGGCATGAGCAATTTTCTTGATGTAAAGCTCGATTTGGTTTCGCACTTCTATGACACGCTTTTCAAGCACTTCCATGTTTTCTGTTGGCCTGTGCTTATTATAGTTGTAATAGTTCAAAGCTTGAAGAATTTCAGTTCCTCGCTTTTCTAATTTTTCCCGCTCGGTATAGCCAGTATAAACACGTAGGATGGTATCGTATATCTTATCCATGGCAGGAGGGAGGACTTTTTCAAATAGCATTTGATCGAAAGGTTTATCTTCTGTACTCAGAGATTCTTGCATTTTGGCACAGGCGACAAACGTTCTAACGGTTTCTTTCAGAGCCCGCTTTGCTCGATTGGTTTTAGGATTAGAAGGGAGAGCTTGACCTGAAGATTCTTCAATGATTTCTAGAACTTCTTTGAGATTTTTCAAGACGACTTCCAGTAGAGAGAAATGATAAGGAGTTGGGTTGAGAATGGCTTCTGTGACAACTTCATCGATTTTTTCAAATAGTGGAGTGTGAACGATAACATGTTCCATAGCCGACATGAACGTGAGGTTGAGTAGCCACTGTATCACGAGTGCTGGAAGTATGAGTAAGTGAGATATCAGTCGAAGTGGTAGCACAGATGCCTGTTTGACGAGAACAATCGCTGGATTTAGAAAAACAAAAGTATGATTTTTTCCTAAACAGGGCCTACAAGCCCAACGGTACATCGTGTCACTTAAATGGCGCAATCTTCCAATGATGTCAAGACGTGAAAGAAAAAAGTCAAGATTCATACTTCCCTGTGATTGTTCTTGTCTTTTATAAAGTTTCATTTTTAAGAAGTCATCTTGTGCCATATCATAAGTATAAGACTGGCTCCATTCGTTGTATTTATTTACGAGATAGTGGAAGAACCGGCTTGTTTTTTCTCCGATGTAAATCATCGAGGGAATAGGAGATTCTTTCAGGGTTTCCTTAAGGTTGTCTAGGAGGGGAGAACTTGTTAAACACTTAAAGCTGGAATAATTCACTAACTTATAAATCGTCTCGAAAATTTGCTTATCGACGGACCATGGGACCCAAGCAGTTCCAAGTCTTTCTCTTTCTTCTTGAAAGAATTGGAGAACGAGCTTTTGTCGCTCTTCTGGAGTTTTGTGGTACGTTTTCGAAAGAACAGTATGAAAGCCTGTTTGAGTCAGAGGATCGCTTCCATAACGCATTTTAAAAACAACTAGCGTTGCAAAACATGAAGCAAGATCAAGAGCTTTTTCTTGTTCCGTTTCTAAGTTTGTTTCAGTTTTCCAATTGAACTCTGCAGGGATAGGTGAAAGAATAGGTTTTTCTTGTCTATAACGTTTATATGCGATGAAAAAATCATCACGCTGAGCAGCTGTTCCACTGCTCACACCAAAAAAGCGAGAATCACAGCTAATTTTTTTGCAGATGACACTGAACCCCTCTGGATCTATGTGGAGCACATTCAAAATAAAACTTTTGATATGTCCATCGAGACTTTGAAGAGTGACTTCCTTAAACCCAAGTTTGTTTAGGTGATATTTCAATAGCCGCTCTTTCAATGGGGAGTCGGGCTGCTTTTGAAGGTCTCGAATCCTCTGAAGAGAAGATGGAGTGGGCTCATCTGGATGAGGAACGGCACTACGTAAGAGATTTATAGAGACTGTTTTAGTTGCCCTTTTTAGAGAGTGCCCAACTTTTTTGACTTTTGTCACATCACCTTGAGCTGTGTTAATTTCCAACTCGAGTTTTTCTAAGCAAGAGACGATCTTTTCTTTTTCTCCTATATGGGATAAAAGATCTAGTAATTCTTGGTGGAGCAAAGAAGAGACAAAAGCTTCATGCTTATCTTTAGAGAAAAAGGAGATAAGAGCATCTTCTGCAAGGTCTTTAGCTTTTGTTGGCGATTGGTCAAAAGTGCTGAAGGCTTTTTGGAGTTCAGAGGCCAGTTCTTTAACGGGCTTTGGAGCGTCCGCTTCAAGCTTTTGGACGTTTTTTCCTTGGAAGAAGTCGATGACGTTCGAAATGCGGCCATGAATTGGTCTGATATATTTGAAGTATGCAACCGTACCACACCCAATGATTAAAAAATCCTTTACTGCAGAAACGGCAAGTAAGGCTGGTACTAACATTTTTCATCTCCATTGAAAATAAATCCGATATAAGTTACAAAAAGTACTCTTTTTTTTCAGTGATAAAGAAAATTTTAAATGGAAGAATTTGACGAACTAAAAGATATTTGTGACATCCTACATGGACCAGATGGCTGTCCGTGGGACAAAAAGCAAACATTTCAGTCTTTACGCCCTCATCTGCTTGAAGAGACTCATGAGCTCCTCGAAGCAGTCGATGAAGATGACACAGAGAAAATGGTAGAAGAACTTGGCGATGTCCTGTTTGAAATCATTTTCTATGCCAAGCTTGGAGAAAAAAGCGGCCGCTTTACTCTTCAAGATGTGATTAAAACCGTCAGCGAAAAGCTCATTCGTCGTCATCCTCATGTTTTTGGAGATTTAGCTGTTGAGGATGCCGATGAAGTGGTTCATCACTGGGAGCGGATCAAAAAACTTGAAAAGAAAAACCGAAAACATGCCTTAGAGGGAATTCCGAAAACTTTGGGAGCGCTGACGCGAGCTCAAAAAGTCGTCAGTAAGATGATGCAAAAATCCATTCCGTTTCCAAAAATTGAAGACCACGATTCGCTTGAAGAAGCGATGGGCGATCAATTTCTTGATCTCATTGTGCAAGCCTGCCAAGAGAAAATCGATGCGGAAAGTGCTGTACGCAAAGCGCTGAAGAAATTTGAGCAGACCTACATTGCCCAAGAAGAAAAAAATTTCTAGATTTTGATCCAGTTACTTTGATACATTAATTATTTCTACTCATTTGCGACTGGAAAAACTGCATGCGAATTATTATCTTCTGTTTGGCTTTGATTTCAGTGTCTCTTCCTGCTTTTGGAGCGGTGCAAGGTGCCTATCATCACCGTTTTGCTTTAGAAGGAGATTTTCTTCTTTGGAAGCGTGCAAAGAGTTTACACAAAAGCTTAGTTCAAGCTGCTGGAGGTCCTCCAATTGTTTTAATTCCCAACCCTGGAGGTGGGGGGCTCATTCCTATTATTCCACAAATTGATTTTCCTTCAGGTTGTGCAAAAGAGGTAGGCAAGACTCTTATAGACTCACAAGATCTTGTTAAGGATATGCACTTTCAACCTGGAGTTCGCATTAGCGCCAAGCTTTTTTACAACATCCATTCGACCTGGGTACTTTCCTACACCGGCTTTTTAAACTGGAAAGGACAAGATAAAATTCATTGCCCGATGAATCTCAATCTTCCAGGGCAGCTTGGTCAAGACTCGAAAGATTATCACTATGCTGACCGCGCAAATGCTATTTACCGATCAGATTTTTATACTGTGGACTTGACCTATTGGCGTCATGTGACCCCAAGATATACAGATCATTTCTCGGTTTCTTGGATGATAGGCCTCCGTTTTTTTGATCTTGATGAGAAAATCAAGCTTCATTTCACCAAACACCATCAGACAAGTAGCTACCGCGTTAAAACCTATAACCGCGCTTTTGGACCATTTTTTGGTGGAGACATTGAATACAACCCTTATCGCTTCCTCACCTGGGGGTTAGCAGGAAACATTGGTGGTGTTTTCAACCGAGGAAAACAAAAAACACTCATGCGCGACGACGATAACACGATAGTTGTGCGCGATTACGATCCAAGTGGATCGAACTTTGGATACTTTGCTTACATCTACCCCTTCATAGAATTTCCGTTTGTGAAGTTTTTCACTTTCCGTATCGGATATGAAATGCTTTTCATTGGACGAGTTGCCCTTGCAGACCATCAATTTGATTTTCATGGGACAGGAGATAAACTCAATCATGAAGGAAATATCATCTACCATGGCCTCTTTGCAGGCATGCAGTTCAACTTTTGAAGTAGTTTGAGTATAACCTCGATTTAATGGGACATTATTTTAGAAGATTGTTATACTTGAACGAATTCAAAAAACGTATGGAGGTCCAATTATGAATTATTCTATTGCAAGTAACGTCGTTGTTAAGAAAGCTTTTACCCTTATTGGGCCTCAAGTTCGCACACAAAATATTCCTGGCAAAGCAGATAAAGATATTCCATCTCTTTGGGGACAAGTGATGGGCCAAAATATGCTCTCGCAGATTGAGCATCCCTCTTCTGAAACCATCTATGCTTTATATAGTGGTTATGAAGGGGATTACACTCTCCCTTACGATTGCCTGATTGGAAAGGAAGTTTCTCACCTGGATCAAATTCCTGAGGGAATGACTGCTGTCATAATTCCAGAGCAGAGTTACCAAGTCTTCAAAGTGCAAGGGCCGATGCCTCAAGCGATTTTTGAAATGTGGCAACATATTTGGGAAAACGATACAGCTCTTAAGCGGACCTATACATTTGATTTTGAAGTTTACAATTCTCCAACGGATGTAGATATCTACATTTCAATAAGCTAACTTTTGTATATTCAGAATACCTGAGAGAGGATAAGGTTTTCTCATAGAAACCTCTTTTCAACTTGTTTTTATTAATGGCACACCCTAAAATTCAAAAAGTTTTTAGGTTTTTTTTCAAAAGCAGGCTAAAAATGTTTCGAGTACACCTTTTAAGTGCTCTGTATGTGAGCCCGCCTCCGATTCCAAAGCAAAAGCTCTTTGATAACAATATTACTGCTATTGTGGTGAACTTCAGTGAGTATCTTTTTTCGATCCCATGTAAATATCCTAGCTACCTTGTATCTTTCCATCTTGATCTCAAAGAAGTACAAATCTCAACATTAAAACGGGTGGGGCTTGTAGCGCTTTGGATTTTCTTTGGTGTTTGTTGGAAAAGTTTGTGGAAAGTTGTCACAGTATTGGCAGTTGTTAAAGTTGTGAATCGACTGGGGTTTGCCGAACCTCCAAGTCCTCGAACCTATTCGCACCGCATTCCGCCTCCTATCCGACACTCACCTCCAGAGAAGTCTACAGATCCTCTCAAAACGACTCCTCCAAGACCGAATCCTAATAGGTACCGTCCTCAAAAAAGAGAAGAACCTAAGCCTCTTCGTTCATCAGCTCTTGATGACAGCATGTTTAAAAGCTTTGTTTTTGTTGAAGATGAAGAAAAAAAGGATAGTCCTCCCCCAACACCCTCGCACATTTCAGAAGACTTGAGTGCTTCACATAGCTTTGTCATAGTCAATCCAGACCGAGATAGAGAGCCATCACCGCGGAGTGTCAGTGATAGCTGGGTGATTCTTGAAGAATACGATCCTCATCCTCCAGTGGTTCCATCGGTCCTTGGATCGTTTGTCCTTATCGACTCTTATATCGGCGACCCACACTAATCCTACCATGCGTAAAAAATACTGGAAAAACTATATGAATTAAGAGATAATAATTGGCATTAAAAACAAGTAAGGGAAGAATGAGCCATAAAATTCATTCAGATCAGAGCCATTTAACACATCAAATTTCGCCTAATCACATACAACCGTCTTGGGATCTAAAAAAAGTTGCTACCGTATCATTCGTAGCTTTACTGATCATTGGAACAATGCTGATTCCTGTTGCAGGGGCTTTGATATTAAAACCCGAAGGAAGCTCTGTTTGCGACGGAGATCAATGTCAACAAGAAGGCTCTAACTGTCAAAGAATTCAACAGCTCAATGCAGACAATAATTACTTACCAACTCCAGATGAATATTGTGTGGGAGAAAGTTGTCCTCCAAATCTAATAGATTGTCACCATTTAGAAGTGATTGATTTTTCATTGAGGCAAAACGAGCTAAGAAGCATCACACATGATACAATTGTTAATGCTGAATCAACTTTAGAGACACCTTTCTGGAGCTCTTTTGCATCTTATTTCAGTGGAAATGACGCCAACATTATTAAGCTTCAACAAGAAAAAGAAGAATTATCTTGTGTTGGAAGAGAATTAGACCAAATCGTAAGTCGTCTACATGGTGATTATTATGATTATTATGCATCAAATGAAGATTGGAGTATGCGGATTCCAAGAGGGTATTATGCTGGAAAAGAGGCGCGTGATCTTCATACTTATGGATTGACTCCAGCTTTACAGAAAGTTTGCATCAGGCTTTTTGATCTTTGCGTACGAGCTATACATGATTCATGGGATGCTGCTGCTCGAATTAAATGGTTGGGTTGCGCTATAGAACAAGTTGAGTTTCTCTTGTGTGGAGGACATCAGAGAGCACTATCGATTTTTTGTCCACACCGTGTTAGCAATAGCAAAGCAAGGGAAATGATGGAAAAAGCTATTTCGTATTCTGAAGAATTAGCAATGTTAGATCCTGATAACGCTGAGGATTTCCATGAAAAAACAAGGGACTATCAAAAAAGATTGGAACGTCTTGAGAAATACAGCGTATAAATATTCCGGAGCTACGCAAAAAAAGCCGGAGAGTGCTCCTGGCATCAAACAGTGTCCTTAAGGCTGCTACATTCCTGTCCTGACCTGGTTCGGAATGCTCAAATCCAAGAGTTCCCCGGCTAGTAATTATTTTAGCATGGATTGGGATTGAGATCAATGTTTCCTAAGAAAAGCCGCTGTGTAAGAGGTAGGGTGTTTTTCAATCTCTTCTGGTGTTCCTGTTGCGATGATTTCTCCTCCTTTTTCTCCTGCTTCGGGCCCGAGATCAATGATATGGTCAGCGATACGGAGAATGTCGAGATTATGCTCAATGATGATTAAAGTATTTCCTTTATCGACGAGTGCATGGAAAAGGGGAATCAATTTGGCGATGTCATCTGCATGGAGGCCGATAGT
Coding sequences within:
- a CDS encoding phosphotransacetylase family protein translates to MSKVNGFFVAATGQHVGKTTACLGLMAGLIKRHKQVGFLKPIGQEHVETETGIRVDKDVILFKDHFKLQDDYSLMSPVLFPRGFTRDYLDGKIEESSMQEKIATAFEAIKSQNKCLVVEGTGHVGVGSIVNFSNARVASELKLPLIIIASGGLGSSFDAIAVNKALCDAYQVPVAGIILNRVHNDKRDMVLSYMEKALSRWNIPILGCIPFDPFLSKPSMKDFESLFGATLLSGEEHLLRHFRHTRLVATSLKNFRELILPNQLIITPANREDIILATLTKHWDVKIANPLEDLEAGIILTGGTPPRHTIVEALKKANIPMLYAPVSSYKAMEMITSYTVKIRKEDKEKIQEAIELVERHIDFEKLSKAVNL
- a CDS encoding NUDIX hydrolase yields the protein MQKHFVTSVYILEDNRILLLMHPKLKKWLPPGGHVEENETPIEAALREVEEETGLLVELFSDEHVWIEKWNANSFHRPFLCLIEEIPPYKDQAAHQHIDLIYLARPLPNRQIRQTPDHPLRWFTFEEVRSLRSDEEIFAETQEVIQAIMEHQACQK
- a CDS encoding MazG family protein; the protein is MEEFDELKDICDILHGPDGCPWDKKQTFQSLRPHLLEETHELLEAVDEDDTEKMVEELGDVLFEIIFYAKLGEKSGRFTLQDVIKTVSEKLIRRHPHVFGDLAVEDADEVVHHWERIKKLEKKNRKHALEGIPKTLGALTRAQKVVSKMMQKSIPFPKIEDHDSLEEAMGDQFLDLIVQACQEKIDAESAVRKALKKFEQTYIAQEEKNF
- a CDS encoding GyrI-like domain-containing protein — its product is MNYSIASNVVVKKAFTLIGPQVRTQNIPGKADKDIPSLWGQVMGQNMLSQIEHPSSETIYALYSGYEGDYTLPYDCLIGKEVSHLDQIPEGMTAVIIPEQSYQVFKVQGPMPQAIFEMWQHIWENDTALKRTYTFDFEVYNSPTDVDIYISIS